The following proteins come from a genomic window of Cronobacter muytjensii ATCC 51329:
- a CDS encoding YchE family NAAT transporter codes for MLFDLPTFFKFFIGLFALVNPVGIIPVFISMTSYQTAAARNKTNLTANLSVAIILWTSLFLGDAILQVFGISIDSFRIAGGILVVTIAMSMISGKLGEDKQNKQEKSETAIRESIGVVPLALPLMAGPGAISSTIVWGTRYHSWQYMLGFTLAIALFAACCWGVFRLAPWLVRLLGQTGINVITRIMGLLLMALGIEFIVTGIKALFPGLVS; via the coding sequence GTTTGATTTGCCGACGTTTTTTAAATTTTTTATTGGCCTTTTCGCGCTGGTAAACCCGGTGGGCATCATTCCCGTTTTTATTAGCATGACCAGCTACCAGACTGCGGCCGCGCGCAATAAAACCAACCTGACGGCCAACCTGTCTGTTGCCATTATTCTCTGGACCTCACTTTTCCTGGGTGACGCCATCCTCCAGGTTTTCGGCATTTCTATCGACTCGTTTCGCATCGCGGGCGGCATTCTGGTGGTGACTATCGCCATGTCGATGATCAGCGGGAAGCTGGGCGAAGATAAACAAAACAAACAGGAGAAGTCGGAAACGGCGATTCGCGAGAGCATCGGTGTGGTGCCGCTGGCGCTGCCGTTAATGGCGGGGCCTGGCGCTATCAGTTCAACCATCGTCTGGGGGACGCGCTACCACAGCTGGCAATATATGCTGGGCTTCACGCTCGCCATCGCGCTGTTCGCCGCCTGCTGTTGGGGCGTCTTTCGCCTGGCGCCCTGGCTGGTGCGTCTGCTTGGTCAGACGGGCATCAACGTCATTACCCGTATCATGGGCCTGCTGCTCATGGCGCTGGGTATTGAATTTATTGTGACAGGGATAAAAGCGTTGTTTCCAGGGCTGGTAAGTTAG
- the oppA gene encoding oligopeptide ABC transporter substrate-binding protein OppA, which translates to MSIITKKSLVAAGILSALIAGNAMAANVPAGVQLAEKQTLVRNNGSEVQSLDPHKIEGVPESNINRDLFEGLLVTDLEGHPSAGVAEKWDNKDFKVWTFHLRKDAKWSNGEPVTAQDFVYSWQRLADPKTASPYESYLQYGHITNIDDIIAGKKPATDLGVKAIDDHTLEVTLSEPVPYFYKLLVHSSMSPVPKATVEKFGEKWTQPANIVSNGAYKLKSWVVNERIVLERNTNYWDNAKTVINEVTYLPISSEVTDVNRYRSGEIDMTYNNMPIELFQKLKKEIPKEVHVDPYLCTYYYEINNQKAPFNDPRVRTALKLGLDRDIIVHKVKNQGDLPAYGYTPPYTDGAKFTEPAWFKMTQEQRNAEAKKLLAEAGYTADKPLTFDLLYNTSDLHKKLAIAAASIWKKNLGVNVKLENQEWKTFLDTRHQGNFDVARAGWCADYNEPTSFLNTMLSNSSNNTSHYKSEAFDKVMQETLQVSDEAQRSELYNKAEQQLDKDSVIVPVYYYVNARLVKPWVGGYTGKDPLDNIYVKNLYIIKH; encoded by the coding sequence ATGTCCATCATCACAAAAAAAAGTCTGGTAGCTGCGGGGATCCTTTCTGCGCTAATCGCGGGTAACGCAATGGCTGCGAATGTTCCTGCGGGTGTGCAACTGGCGGAAAAACAGACGCTGGTGCGCAATAATGGTTCGGAAGTCCAGTCTCTCGACCCGCACAAAATTGAAGGCGTGCCTGAGTCGAACATCAACCGCGATCTGTTTGAAGGTCTGCTGGTGACCGACCTGGAAGGCCACCCGAGCGCGGGCGTTGCCGAAAAGTGGGATAACAAAGATTTCAAAGTCTGGACCTTCCATCTGCGTAAAGACGCGAAATGGTCCAATGGCGAGCCGGTCACAGCACAGGATTTCGTTTACAGCTGGCAGCGTCTGGCTGATCCGAAAACCGCCTCTCCGTATGAAAGCTATCTGCAGTACGGCCATATCACCAATATCGACGACATCATCGCCGGTAAAAAACCGGCCACCGATCTCGGCGTAAAAGCGATTGACGACCACACGCTGGAAGTGACTCTGAGCGAGCCGGTGCCTTATTTCTATAAGCTGCTGGTGCACTCCTCTATGTCTCCGGTGCCGAAAGCCACCGTTGAGAAATTTGGTGAGAAATGGACCCAGCCGGCAAACATCGTTTCTAACGGCGCATACAAACTGAAATCCTGGGTGGTGAACGAGCGCATCGTGCTTGAGCGCAATACCAACTACTGGGATAACGCGAAGACTGTTATTAACGAAGTCACCTATCTGCCTATCTCTTCTGAAGTGACGGACGTTAACCGTTACCGCAGCGGCGAAATCGACATGACCTATAACAACATGCCGATTGAGCTGTTCCAGAAGCTGAAAAAAGAGATCCCAAAAGAAGTGCACGTCGATCCGTACCTGTGCACTTATTATTACGAAATCAACAACCAGAAAGCGCCGTTTAACGATCCGCGCGTACGTACCGCGCTGAAACTGGGTCTGGATCGCGACATCATCGTCCACAAAGTGAAAAATCAGGGCGACCTGCCGGCGTATGGTTATACCCCGCCGTACACCGATGGCGCGAAATTCACCGAGCCGGCCTGGTTCAAAATGACTCAGGAGCAGCGAAACGCTGAGGCGAAAAAACTGCTGGCGGAAGCAGGCTACACGGCTGATAAACCGCTGACATTCGATCTGCTGTACAACACCTCCGACCTGCATAAAAAACTGGCGATCGCCGCCGCGTCTATCTGGAAGAAAAACCTGGGCGTGAACGTGAAGCTGGAAAACCAGGAGTGGAAAACTTTCCTGGATACCCGTCATCAGGGCAACTTCGACGTGGCGCGTGCGGGCTGGTGTGCAGATTACAACGAACCGACCTCCTTCCTGAACACCATGCTGTCCAACAGCTCGAACAACACCTCGCACTATAAGAGCGAAGCGTTCGATAAAGTGATGCAGGAAACGCTGCAGGTCTCCGACGAAGCGCAGCGTAGCGAGCTCTACAACAAAGCAGAGCAGCAGCTGGATAAAGATTCAGTCATCGTGCCGGTGTATTACTACGTGAACGCCCGTCTGGTGAAACCGTGGGTGGGTGGTTACACCGGGAAAGACCCGCTGGATAATATCTACGTTAAAAACCTGTATATTATCAAACATTAA
- the oppB gene encoding oligopeptide ABC transporter permease OppB has protein sequence MLKFILRRCLEAIPTLFILITISFFMMRLAPGSPFTGERNLPPEVMANIEAKYHLNDPIMTQYFNYLKQLAKGDFGPSFKYKDYSVNDLVASSFPVSAKLGAAAFLLAVVLGVAAGVMAALKQNTKWDFAVMGVAMTGVVIPSFVVAPLLVMIFAITLHWLPGGGWNGGALKFMILPMVALSLAYIASIARITRGSMIEVLHSNFIRTARAKGLPMRRIILRHALKPALLPVLSYMGPAFVGIITGSMVIETIYGLPGIGQLFVNGALNRDYSLVLSLTILVGALTILFNAIVDVLYAVIDPKIRY, from the coding sequence ATGTTGAAATTTATTTTACGTCGCTGTCTGGAAGCGATTCCGACGCTGTTTATTCTAATTACTATCTCCTTCTTTATGATGCGTCTCGCGCCGGGCAGTCCTTTTACCGGCGAACGTAATCTTCCGCCGGAAGTCATGGCGAATATCGAGGCGAAATATCATCTTAACGACCCCATCATGACCCAGTACTTCAATTATCTGAAGCAGCTGGCGAAAGGTGATTTCGGTCCGTCCTTTAAATATAAGGACTATTCGGTTAACGATCTGGTGGCCTCCAGTTTCCCGGTTTCCGCTAAATTAGGCGCCGCAGCGTTTTTACTTGCGGTGGTGCTGGGCGTCGCGGCAGGTGTGATGGCCGCGCTCAAGCAAAACACCAAATGGGATTTCGCCGTCATGGGGGTGGCGATGACCGGCGTGGTCATTCCGAGCTTTGTGGTGGCGCCTCTGCTGGTGATGATCTTTGCAATAACCCTGCACTGGCTGCCTGGCGGTGGCTGGAACGGCGGGGCGCTGAAATTCATGATCCTGCCGATGGTCGCGCTCTCTCTGGCTTATATCGCCAGCATCGCGCGTATCACTCGCGGCTCGATGATTGAAGTGCTGCATTCCAACTTTATCCGTACCGCTCGCGCCAAAGGGCTGCCGATGCGTCGCATTATCTTGCGCCACGCGCTGAAACCCGCGCTGCTGCCGGTGCTCTCCTACATGGGACCGGCGTTTGTCGGGATCATCACCGGTTCAATGGTTATTGAAACCATTTATGGCCTGCCGGGTATCGGCCAGCTGTTCGTGAACGGCGCGCTCAACCGCGATTACTCGCTGGTACTGAGCCTGACGATTCTGGTCGGCGCGCTGACCATTCTGTTTAACGCGATCGTCGATGTGCTGTATGCCGTTATCGATCCGAAAATTCGTTACTGA
- the oppC gene encoding oligopeptide ABC transporter permease OppC, which yields MMLSKKNSEALENFSEKLEVEGRSLWQDARRRFMHNRAAVASLIVLAIIALFVTLAPMLSQFSYFDTDWGMMSSAPDTESGHWFGTDSSGRDLLVRVAIGGRISLMVGVAAALVAVIVGTLYGSLSGYLGGKVDSVMMRLLEILNSFPFMFFVILLVTFFGQNILLIFVAIGMVSWLDMARIVRGQTLSLKRKEFIEAAQVGGVSTANIVVRHIVPNVLGVVVVYASLLVPSMILFESFLSFLGLGTQEPLSSWGALLSDGANSMEVSPWLLLFPAGFLVVTLFCFNFIGDGLRDALDPKDR from the coding sequence ATGATGTTGAGTAAGAAAAACAGCGAGGCGCTGGAAAACTTCAGTGAAAAACTGGAAGTAGAAGGGCGTAGCCTGTGGCAGGATGCCCGCCGTCGCTTTATGCATAACCGCGCGGCGGTGGCGAGCCTGATTGTGCTGGCCATTATCGCGCTCTTTGTAACCCTGGCGCCGATGCTGTCGCAGTTCAGCTATTTCGATACCGACTGGGGCATGATGTCGAGCGCGCCAGATACCGAATCCGGTCACTGGTTCGGCACCGACTCCTCCGGGCGCGACCTGCTGGTGCGCGTCGCTATCGGCGGGCGTATTTCGCTGATGGTTGGCGTCGCGGCGGCGCTGGTGGCGGTGATCGTCGGCACGCTCTACGGTTCGCTTTCCGGCTATCTCGGCGGCAAAGTGGATTCGGTGATGATGCGTCTGCTGGAGATCCTCAACTCCTTCCCGTTCATGTTCTTCGTCATTCTGCTGGTGACCTTTTTCGGTCAGAACATCCTGCTGATTTTTGTTGCTATCGGGATGGTCTCCTGGCTCGACATGGCGCGTATCGTGCGCGGCCAGACGCTGAGCCTGAAACGTAAAGAGTTCATCGAAGCAGCCCAGGTCGGCGGCGTGTCGACGGCCAATATCGTCGTGCGTCATATTGTGCCGAACGTGCTGGGCGTCGTGGTGGTTTACGCCTCGCTGCTGGTGCCGAGCATGATCCTCTTTGAATCCTTTTTAAGCTTCCTCGGCCTCGGTACGCAGGAGCCGCTCAGCTCCTGGGGCGCGTTGCTGAGTGATGGCGCCAACTCGATGGAAGTGTCGCCCTGGCTGCTGCTCTTCCCGGCGGGTTTCCTGGTGGTCACCCTGTTTTGTTTTAACTTTATCGGCGATGGTCTGCGTGATGCCCTCGACCCGAAAGATCGTTAA
- the oppD gene encoding ABC transporter ATP-binding protein has protein sequence MSTIELSAPQTAAASQATLLDVKDLRVTFGTPDGDVTAVNDLNFSLRAGETLGIVGESGSGKSQTAFALMGLLAANGRIGGSAKFNGREILNLPERELNRLRAEQISMIFQDPMTSLNPYMRVGEQLMEVLMLHKGMGKGEAFEESVRMLDAVKMPEARKRMRMYPHEFSGGMRQRVMIAMALLCRPKLLIADEPTTALDVTVQAQIMTLLNELKREFNTAIIMITHDLGVVAGICDKVLVMYAGRTMEYGKARDVFYDPAHPYSIGLLNAVPRLDAEGESLLTIPGNPPNLLRLPKGCPFQPRCPHAMEICSTAPPLEEFAPGRLRACFKPVEELK, from the coding sequence ATGAGCACCATTGAACTCTCTGCGCCGCAGACTGCCGCCGCGTCACAAGCGACGCTGCTGGATGTTAAAGATCTGCGCGTCACCTTCGGGACGCCTGACGGCGACGTGACTGCGGTCAACGACCTGAACTTCAGCCTGCGCGCCGGTGAAACGCTCGGTATCGTCGGCGAATCCGGCTCCGGCAAATCCCAGACCGCGTTCGCGCTGATGGGCCTGCTCGCCGCCAACGGCCGCATCGGCGGCTCGGCAAAATTCAACGGCCGTGAAATCCTCAACCTGCCGGAGCGCGAGCTAAACCGCCTGCGCGCCGAGCAGATTTCGATGATTTTCCAGGATCCGATGACGTCGCTGAACCCGTATATGCGTGTCGGCGAACAGCTAATGGAAGTGCTGATGCTGCATAAAGGCATGGGCAAAGGCGAAGCGTTTGAAGAGTCGGTCCGCATGCTGGATGCGGTGAAAATGCCGGAAGCACGCAAGCGCATGCGTATGTATCCGCACGAGTTTTCGGGCGGTATGCGTCAGCGCGTGATGATTGCGATGGCGCTGCTGTGCCGTCCCAAACTTCTGATTGCTGACGAACCGACGACCGCGCTCGACGTCACCGTCCAGGCGCAGATCATGACGCTCCTGAACGAGCTGAAGCGTGAATTCAACACCGCCATCATTATGATCACCCACGACCTCGGGGTGGTGGCGGGCATCTGCGACAAAGTACTGGTGATGTACGCGGGCCGCACCATGGAATATGGCAAAGCGCGCGATGTCTTTTACGATCCGGCGCACCCGTATTCCATCGGTCTGCTGAACGCCGTACCGCGTCTCGACGCGGAAGGGGAATCGCTGCTCACTATTCCAGGCAACCCGCCGAACCTGCTGCGCCTGCCGAAAGGCTGTCCGTTCCAGCCACGCTGCCCGCATGCGATGGAGATCTGCAGCACCGCGCCGCCGCTTGAGGAGTTCGCTCCAGGCCGCCTGCGCGCCTGCTTTAAACCGGTGGAGGAGCTGAAATGA
- the oppF gene encoding murein tripeptide/oligopeptide ABC transporter ATP binding protein OppF gives MSTVAEERKVLLEVADLKVHFDIKDGKQWFWQPSKTLKAVDGVTLRLYEGETLGVVGESGCGKSTFARAIIGLVKATSGRVAWLGKDLMGMKPEEWRDVRSDIQMIFQDPLASLNPRMTIGDIIAEPLRTYHPKMSRQEVRDRVKAMMMKVGLLPNLVNRYPHEFSGGQCQRIGIARALILEPKLIICDEPVSALDVSIQAQVVNLLQKLQREMGLSLIFIAHDLAVVKHISDRVLVMYLGHAVELGTYDEVYHHPLHPYTRALMSAVPIPDPDLEKNKTIQLLEGELPSPINPPSGCVFRTRCPMAGPECAQTRPVLEGSFRHAVSCLKVDPL, from the coding sequence ATGAGCACCGTAGCTGAAGAGAGAAAAGTCCTGCTCGAAGTGGCCGACCTGAAGGTGCATTTTGACATCAAAGACGGCAAACAGTGGTTCTGGCAGCCGTCCAAAACATTAAAAGCGGTCGATGGCGTAACGCTGCGCCTGTACGAAGGCGAAACGCTGGGCGTGGTGGGTGAGTCCGGCTGCGGCAAATCTACCTTCGCGCGCGCCATTATTGGCCTGGTAAAAGCCACCAGCGGCCGCGTCGCGTGGCTTGGCAAAGATCTGATGGGTATGAAGCCGGAAGAGTGGCGCGATGTGCGCAGCGATATCCAGATGATTTTCCAGGATCCGCTGGCCTCGCTGAACCCCCGTATGACCATCGGCGATATCATCGCTGAGCCGCTGCGTACCTATCATCCGAAAATGTCGCGTCAGGAAGTGCGTGACCGCGTCAAAGCGATGATGATGAAAGTGGGCCTGCTGCCAAACCTGGTTAACCGCTATCCGCATGAGTTTTCCGGCGGCCAGTGCCAGCGTATCGGTATCGCCCGTGCGCTTATCCTGGAGCCGAAGCTCATCATCTGCGATGAACCGGTCTCCGCGCTTGATGTGTCGATTCAGGCGCAGGTTGTGAACCTGTTGCAGAAATTGCAGCGCGAAATGGGCCTGTCGCTGATTTTTATCGCCCACGATCTGGCGGTGGTGAAGCACATTTCCGATCGCGTGCTGGTGATGTATCTCGGTCACGCGGTCGAGCTTGGCACCTATGATGAGGTTTATCATCATCCGCTACATCCTTACACCCGCGCGCTGATGTCGGCGGTGCCGATCCCGGATCCGGATCTGGAAAAGAACAAGACCATTCAACTGCTGGAAGGCGAGCTGCCATCGCCCATTAATCCGCCGTCTGGCTGCGTGTTCCGCACCCGTTGCCCAATGGCCGGCCCGGAATGCGCCCAGACGCGACCGGTGCTGGAGGGCAGTTTCCGCCATGCGGTTTCCTGCCTGAAGGTGGACCCGTTATAA
- a CDS encoding ion transporter yields the protein MSGITEFRQRAYHLLFDQRQRSGRRFEALCGLFALFSVIVVFIESGIGTQYHLTYDEWHLFVSLEVGITCVFTLEYLLRLAVWPNPARYALSFWGIIDLATVLPLYVLWLWPELGMNYLFIWRALRAVRVLRILKLLRMMSSASILWQAIVNARHQLIVFYAFISIVMVIAGSLMYGIEGAASGFTTLGTSVYWAVVTVTTVGYGDITPHTAGGRAVASLLILIGYSVIAIPTGIITAQMTSALAERKAARRCPACGASHDAQANYCQACGTKMAGEK from the coding sequence GTGTCAGGGATAACAGAGTTTCGTCAACGCGCATACCATCTCCTCTTCGATCAACGCCAGCGCAGCGGCCGACGCTTTGAAGCGCTCTGCGGCCTGTTCGCGCTGTTCAGCGTCATCGTCGTTTTTATCGAGTCAGGCATCGGCACCCAGTACCATCTCACCTATGACGAATGGCACCTCTTCGTCTCGCTGGAGGTGGGCATCACATGCGTTTTTACGCTGGAATATCTGCTGCGCCTTGCCGTCTGGCCCAATCCGGCGCGCTACGCACTGAGCTTCTGGGGCATTATCGACCTGGCGACGGTGCTGCCGCTCTATGTGCTGTGGCTCTGGCCGGAGCTTGGCATGAACTATCTCTTCATCTGGCGGGCACTACGCGCCGTACGCGTGCTGCGTATTCTCAAGCTGCTGCGCATGATGTCATCCGCAAGCATACTCTGGCAGGCCATAGTCAACGCCCGTCACCAGCTTATCGTGTTCTATGCGTTTATCTCCATTGTGATGGTCATCGCAGGCTCTCTGATGTACGGCATCGAAGGTGCCGCCAGCGGTTTTACTACGCTCGGCACGTCGGTCTACTGGGCCGTGGTGACGGTAACAACGGTTGGCTACGGCGATATCACCCCGCATACCGCAGGAGGGCGAGCCGTGGCGTCGCTGTTAATTCTTATCGGCTATTCGGTAATTGCGATTCCGACGGGGATTATTACCGCGCAGATGACCAGCGCGCTGGCGGAGCGAAAAGCGGCGCGGCGCTGTCCGGCATGCGGAGCGTCACATGACGCGCAGGCGAACTATTGTCAGGCGTGTGGGACGAAAATGGCAGGGGAGAAATAG
- a CDS encoding HI1450 family dsDNA-mimic protein: MEMDLNNRLTEDETLDQAYDIFLELAPDNLDPADIILFNLQFEERGGAELFDPSEEWLQHVDYDLNPDFFSEVVIGLAEQDGEEITDVFARVLLCREKDHKLCHILWRE, translated from the coding sequence ATGGAAATGGATCTGAATAACCGCCTGACGGAAGACGAAACGCTCGACCAGGCCTATGACATTTTTCTGGAGCTGGCGCCGGATAATCTCGATCCGGCAGATATCATTCTGTTTAATTTACAGTTTGAAGAGCGCGGCGGCGCGGAGCTGTTCGACCCGTCTGAAGAGTGGCTTCAGCATGTCGATTACGATCTGAACCCGGACTTTTTCTCCGAAGTCGTCATCGGCCTTGCCGAACAGGACGGCGAAGAAATTACCGACGTTTTCGCCCGCGTGCTGCTGTGCCGCGAAAAAGATCACAAGCTGTGCCACATCCTGTGGCGTGAATAA